In Lepisosteus oculatus isolate fLepOcu1 chromosome 28, fLepOcu1.hap2, whole genome shotgun sequence, the following proteins share a genomic window:
- the tmem106a gene encoding transmembrane protein 106A — MMGVSLGSGNASREEKESVISQRKGCSREDYRSINRSPLEDGDLIEETLDCPTCQGTGRIPRGQENQLVALIPYSDQRLKPTHTKLYVTMSVLLCMLTCSLALFFLFPRSIFLSPVKIQSVYVEFSPSSVNMSVTNVLNITNDNYYGISSTYVDIQALIFEKVVGRVRVIKKTQVRPRSVSEFTYTINAIISDEGLLNYCMSPKFNIHTLFLHMQLTMNASYLAHSEQLSLDTFEYVDCGTNTTTPHMLAPSGAGSL, encoded by the exons ATGATGGGGGTCTCTCTGGGAAGTGGGAACGCCTCCCGGGAGGAGAAGGAGTCCGTCATCTCCCAGCGCAAAGGATGCTCCCGAGAAGACTACCGCAGCATTAATCGGAGTCCACTGGAGGACGGGGACCTCATTGAGGAGACTCTGGACTGCCCAACCTGCCAGGGCACTGGGCGAATCCCCAGGG GGCAGGAGAACCAGCTAGTGGCACTGATCCCCTACAGTGACCAGAGGCTGAAGCCCACTCACAC TAAGCTGTACGTCACCATGTCGGTGCTGCTGTGCATGCTGACCTGCTCCCTGGCCCTCTTCTTCCTGTTCCCTCGGAGCATCTTCCTCAGCCCCGTCAAGATCCAGTCCGTCTACGTCGAGTTCAGTCCCAGCTCCGTCAACATGAGCGTCACT AATGTGCTAAACATCACCAATGACAACTACTACGGCATCAGCTCTACCTACGTGGATATCCAGGCTCTGATCTTTGAGAAGGTGGTGGGAAGAGTTCGGGTCATCAAAAAGACACAAGTGCGGCCACGCTCCGTCAGTGAG TTCACCTACACGATAAATGCCATCATAAGCGATGAAGGCCTGTT aaaTTACTGCATGTCTCCAAAATTCAACATTCATACCCTGTTTCTCCATATGCA GCTGACGATGAATGCCTCCTACCTGGCCCACTCGGAGCAGCTCTCCCTCGACACGTTTGAGTACGTAGACTGCGGGACCAACACCACCACCCCCCACATGCTGGCGCCCTCCGGGGCCGGGAGTTTGTGA
- the nbr1a gene encoding NBR1 autophagy cargo receptor a isoform X1, translated as MDSPVSLKAHFKGRAESLLVSDSERTRWEAVEVAVKHSFRLSDVQIKYLDEDNEEVSINSQEEYEEALKSAKKQGNRLRVNVYEVKGSSGTGERERGGGKRDHDVITTGVKPMMHCSAPAKPVSQNVPAASPVKETLVIKEVKVNRENDQAPPAWFTSYMEKFKDQLVKEAVERICQDFSERFCIQKVSQPSSEEPGSVAAQVQEVSSTAADRPKLPACQSCQAQTQRGSYLCSVCPSYTLCEQCSYGHDPTHSLVKIRTLVPPLFDCGTSVTGESGRLQKRIDKSFRKAEKQRLKAEKRQLKAEVREIKKQLRMERRSAQWSAAGEGAADPVLLQPRGTVASGAQSPKQSCAPMVPTMTAVFLDENLPDGTRLQPGTKFIKYWRMKNTGTVSWTVETKLKFMWGNLDLATGEKKEVVVPFLQPGQVGVVCVEFVAPGQEGTYTSHWRLAHRGEQFGPRVWCSIVVDPLTAEYCAEGQDPALCSKPEERELCSEVAQPHSSEKEEETPVTPRNFKIPSPDREYYIPSVDLLTAQDLLSFELLDINIVQELERVPHNTPVDMTPCMSPLPCDGPLLEKPGLGLIEEEAEGSALKPLLGVPLEAGSGPAQEEGEEDISGTQFVCETVIRSLTLEEAPDHTPPRRNKPDSQRTCLQGQEIVSSGGSPGDEPSERRPLLSAFSEGKCAREQVQPAQESLRRPVTHSMVHADVIEGVGDCVSPLPPEECEESDIESVHAGSGSEREGDEEMAQDDQDEVQSQGSSASEDYIIILPDCFDTSRPLGESMYSSALSQPGTEASSMETDSAPEQSELGAPEGQRAAAVPGHSVNDMLCASQTLDAVPLTPEVVPTPATLQPREESNTWNQDRSEMEALRAGERSPPPQEDMIEVSSPVQSQPAVVTGSLTSRQDCIQDDRSQGGIAGGLVKGALLVAASAYKALFTGQPVPAQPPADSASQQAAMMEVLLEMGFGDRQLNQRLLKKHNYNLLDVVNELVQMTDNDWYSTRY; from the exons ATGGACTCCCCCGTGAGCTTGAAGGCGCATTTTAAGGGACGGGCGGAGAGCCTGCTGGTGTCGGACTCGGAGAGGACGCGCTGGGAGGCGGTGGAAGTGGCG GTGAAACATTCTTTTCGGTTAAGCGATGTGCAAATAAAATACTTAGATGAGGACAATGAAGAG GTTTCAATTAACAGTCAGG AGGAGTATGAAGAAGCTTTAAAG AGTGCGAAGAAGCAGGGGAACCGGCTGCGCGTGAACGTGTATGAAGTGAAGGGGTCCTCTGGAACGGGGGAGCGAGAGAGGGGAGGTGGGAAGAGAGACCACGACGTGATCACGACAGGCGTCAAGCCCATGATGCACTGCTCCGCTCCGGCCAAGCCTGTCAGCCAGAATGTGCCAGCAGCCAGTCCAGTCAAGGAAACG TTGGTGATAAAGGAAGTCAAGGTGAACCGAGAGAATGATCAGGCTCCTCCAGCATGGTTTACATCTTACATGGAAAAG TTCAAGGATCAGCTGGTAAAGGAAGCCGTGGAGCGGATTTGCCAGGATTTCTCCGAGAGGTTCTGCATTCAGAAGGTATCGCAGCCATCGTCCGAGGAGCCAGGCAGTGTGGCTGCCCAGGTCCAAGAAGTCAGCTCCACAGCTGCAGACAGACCCAAGCTCCCTGCCTGCCAGAGCTGCCAGGCCCAGACACAGCGGGGCAGCTACCTTTGCAG TGTGTGCCCATCCTATACTCTGTGTGAGCAGTGCAGCTATGGGCATGACCCCACCCATTCCTTAGTAAAAATCAGGACACTTGTCCCTCCACTGTTTGATTGTGGGACATCGGTCACAGGGGAAAGTGGAAG GTTGCAGAAGCGGATCGACAAGAGCTTCAGGAAGGCTGAAAAGCAGAGGCTGAAGGCGGAGAAGAGGCAGCTGAAGGCCGAAGTGCGCGAGATCAAGAAGCAGCTGCGCATGGAGAGGCGGAGCGCGCAGTGGAGCGCCGCCGGCGAGGGGGCCGCGGACCCCGTGCTGCTGCAGCCGAGAGGGACGGTGGCCAGCGGCGCCCA GAGTCCAAAGCAGTCCTGTGCCCCCATGGTGCCCACCATGACAGCTGTGTTCCTGGATGAGAACCTGCCTGATGGGACACGCCTCCAGCCCGGTACCAAGTTCATCAAGTACTGGAGGATGAAGAACACTGGCACTGTCAGCTGGACTGTGGAAACCAAG CTGAAGTTCATGTGGGGGAACCTGGATCTGGCCACAGGGGAGAAGAAGGAGGTGGTGGTGCCGTTTCTGCAACCGGGCCAGGTGGGCgtggtgtgtgtggagtttgtggcTCCAGGCCAGGAGGGCACCTACACCTCGCACTGGCGCTTGGCCCACCGGGGGGAGCAGTTCGGGCCCAGGGTGTGGTGCAGCATTGTGGTGGACCCCCTCACCGCCGAGTACTGTGCTGAAGGACAAGACCCAGCACTTTGTAGCAAGCCAGAG gAGAGAGAACTTTGCAGTGAAGTGGCGCAGCCCCACTCTTCGGAAAAAGAGGAAGAGACTCCTGTCACACCTAGGAACTTCAAAATTCCTTCTCCAGACAGGGAGTATTACATCCCATCGGTGGATCTGCTCACAGCACAG GACCTGCTATCCTTTGAACTTCTGGATATTAACATTGTCCAGGAGCTGGAGAGAGTGCCTCACAACACACCAGTTG ACATGACTCCCTGCATGTCCCCCCTGCCCTGCGACGGGCCCCTGCTGGAGAAGCCAGGCCTGGGCCTCATCGAGGAGGAGGCGGAGGGCTCTGCGCTGAAGCCGCTGCTTG GAGTGCCCCTTGAGGCGGGGAGCGGGCCGGCCCAGGAGGAGGGGGAAGAGGACATCAGTGGGACGCAGTTCGTGTGCGAGACGGTGATTCGCTCTCTGACCCTGGAGGAGGCTCCCGACCACACCCCCCCGAGGAGGAACAAGCCCGACAGTCAGAGGA CTTGCTTACAGGGGCAGGAGATCGTCTCTTCTGGCGGAAGTCCTGGAGATGAGCCCAGTGAGAGGAGACCGCTGTTGAGTGCGTTCTCTGAAGGGAAGTGTGCCAGAGAGCAGGTCCAGCCTGCACAAGAAAGCCTCAGACGTCCAG TGACCCACAGCATGGTCCACGCAGATGTCATTGAAGGAGTCGGTGACTGTGTTTCTCCGCTGCCTCCAGAGGAGTGCGAGGAGTCGGATATCGAGAGCGTCCACGCGGGCTCTGGCTCGGAGCGAGAGGGGGATGAGGAGATGGCCCAGGACGATCAGGACGAGGTGCAGAGCCAGGGCTCCTCTGCCTCTGAGGATTACATCATCATCCTGCCGGACTGCTTCGACACCAGCCGGCCGCTGGGGGAGTCCATGTACAGCTCGGCCCTGTCCCAGCCCGGCActgaggccagcagcatggagacGGACTCGGCGCCGGAGCAGTCGGAGCTCGGCGCTCCCGAGGGGCAGAGGGCGGCCGCGGTCCCGGGACACAGCGTGAACGACATGCTGTGTGCCTCCCAGACCCTGGATGCTGTGCCGCTCACCCCTGAGGTGGTGCCCACCCCggccacactgcagcccag GGAAGAGAGCAACACCTGGAACCAAGACCGGAGTGAGATGGAAGCACTGCGTGCCGGTGAGCGTTCTCCACCTCCACAAGAAGACATGATTGAAG TTTCCAGTCCTGTGCAAAGCCAGCCAGCGGTTGTCACTGGAAGTTTAACCTCAAGACAAGACTGTATCCAAGATGACAG ATcccagggaggaatagcaggtGGTCTGGTAAAGGGAGCCCTGTTAGTAGCTGCCTCTGCCTACAAAGCCCTGTTCACGGGACAGCCAGTCCCAGCACAG CCTCCTGCGGATTCCGCCAGCCAGCAGGCCGCCATGATGGAGGTCCTGCTGGAGATGGGCTTCGGGGACAGGCAGCTGAACCAGCGGCTGCTGAAGAAGCACAACTACAACCTGCTGGACGTGGTGAACGAGCTGGTGCAGATGACCGACAACGACTGGTACTCCACCCGCTACTGA
- the nbr1a gene encoding NBR1 autophagy cargo receptor a isoform X2 produces the protein MDSPVSLKAHFKGRAESLLVSDSERTRWEAVEVAVKHSFRLSDVQIKYLDEDNEEVSINSQEEYEEALKSAKKQGNRLRVNVYEVKGSSGTGERERGGGKRDHDVITTGVKPMMHCSAPAKPVSQNVPAASPVKETLVIKEVKVNRENDQAPPAWFTSYMEKFKDQLVKEAVERICQDFSERFCIQKVSQPSSEEPGSVAAQVQEVSSTAADRPKLPACQSCQAQTQRGSYLCSVCPSYTLCEQCSYGHDPTHSLVKIRTLVPPLFDCGTSVTGESGRLQKRIDKSFRKAEKQRLKAEKRQLKAEVREIKKQLRMERRSAQWSAAGEGAADPVLLQPRGTVASGAQSPKQSCAPMVPTMTAVFLDENLPDGTRLQPGTKFIKYWRMKNTGTVSWTVETKLKFMWGNLDLATGEKKEVVVPFLQPGQVGVVCVEFVAPGQEGTYTSHWRLAHRGEQFGPRVWCSIVVDPLTAEYCAEGQDPALCSKPEERELCSEVAQPHSSEKEEETPVTPRNFKIPSPDREYYIPSVDLLTAQDLLSFELLDINIVQELERVPHNTPVDMTPCMSPLPCDGPLLEKPGLGLIEEEAEGSALKPLLGVPLEAGSGPAQEEGEEDISGTQFVCETVIRSLTLEEAPDHTPPRRNKPDSQRTCLQGQEIVSSGGSPGDEPSERRPLLSAFSEGKCAREQVQPAQESLRRPEECEESDIESVHAGSGSEREGDEEMAQDDQDEVQSQGSSASEDYIIILPDCFDTSRPLGESMYSSALSQPGTEASSMETDSAPEQSELGAPEGQRAAAVPGHSVNDMLCASQTLDAVPLTPEVVPTPATLQPREESNTWNQDRSEMEALRAGERSPPPQEDMIEVSSPVQSQPAVVTGSLTSRQDCIQDDRSQGGIAGGLVKGALLVAASAYKALFTGQPVPAQPPADSASQQAAMMEVLLEMGFGDRQLNQRLLKKHNYNLLDVVNELVQMTDNDWYSTRY, from the exons ATGGACTCCCCCGTGAGCTTGAAGGCGCATTTTAAGGGACGGGCGGAGAGCCTGCTGGTGTCGGACTCGGAGAGGACGCGCTGGGAGGCGGTGGAAGTGGCG GTGAAACATTCTTTTCGGTTAAGCGATGTGCAAATAAAATACTTAGATGAGGACAATGAAGAG GTTTCAATTAACAGTCAGG AGGAGTATGAAGAAGCTTTAAAG AGTGCGAAGAAGCAGGGGAACCGGCTGCGCGTGAACGTGTATGAAGTGAAGGGGTCCTCTGGAACGGGGGAGCGAGAGAGGGGAGGTGGGAAGAGAGACCACGACGTGATCACGACAGGCGTCAAGCCCATGATGCACTGCTCCGCTCCGGCCAAGCCTGTCAGCCAGAATGTGCCAGCAGCCAGTCCAGTCAAGGAAACG TTGGTGATAAAGGAAGTCAAGGTGAACCGAGAGAATGATCAGGCTCCTCCAGCATGGTTTACATCTTACATGGAAAAG TTCAAGGATCAGCTGGTAAAGGAAGCCGTGGAGCGGATTTGCCAGGATTTCTCCGAGAGGTTCTGCATTCAGAAGGTATCGCAGCCATCGTCCGAGGAGCCAGGCAGTGTGGCTGCCCAGGTCCAAGAAGTCAGCTCCACAGCTGCAGACAGACCCAAGCTCCCTGCCTGCCAGAGCTGCCAGGCCCAGACACAGCGGGGCAGCTACCTTTGCAG TGTGTGCCCATCCTATACTCTGTGTGAGCAGTGCAGCTATGGGCATGACCCCACCCATTCCTTAGTAAAAATCAGGACACTTGTCCCTCCACTGTTTGATTGTGGGACATCGGTCACAGGGGAAAGTGGAAG GTTGCAGAAGCGGATCGACAAGAGCTTCAGGAAGGCTGAAAAGCAGAGGCTGAAGGCGGAGAAGAGGCAGCTGAAGGCCGAAGTGCGCGAGATCAAGAAGCAGCTGCGCATGGAGAGGCGGAGCGCGCAGTGGAGCGCCGCCGGCGAGGGGGCCGCGGACCCCGTGCTGCTGCAGCCGAGAGGGACGGTGGCCAGCGGCGCCCA GAGTCCAAAGCAGTCCTGTGCCCCCATGGTGCCCACCATGACAGCTGTGTTCCTGGATGAGAACCTGCCTGATGGGACACGCCTCCAGCCCGGTACCAAGTTCATCAAGTACTGGAGGATGAAGAACACTGGCACTGTCAGCTGGACTGTGGAAACCAAG CTGAAGTTCATGTGGGGGAACCTGGATCTGGCCACAGGGGAGAAGAAGGAGGTGGTGGTGCCGTTTCTGCAACCGGGCCAGGTGGGCgtggtgtgtgtggagtttgtggcTCCAGGCCAGGAGGGCACCTACACCTCGCACTGGCGCTTGGCCCACCGGGGGGAGCAGTTCGGGCCCAGGGTGTGGTGCAGCATTGTGGTGGACCCCCTCACCGCCGAGTACTGTGCTGAAGGACAAGACCCAGCACTTTGTAGCAAGCCAGAG gAGAGAGAACTTTGCAGTGAAGTGGCGCAGCCCCACTCTTCGGAAAAAGAGGAAGAGACTCCTGTCACACCTAGGAACTTCAAAATTCCTTCTCCAGACAGGGAGTATTACATCCCATCGGTGGATCTGCTCACAGCACAG GACCTGCTATCCTTTGAACTTCTGGATATTAACATTGTCCAGGAGCTGGAGAGAGTGCCTCACAACACACCAGTTG ACATGACTCCCTGCATGTCCCCCCTGCCCTGCGACGGGCCCCTGCTGGAGAAGCCAGGCCTGGGCCTCATCGAGGAGGAGGCGGAGGGCTCTGCGCTGAAGCCGCTGCTTG GAGTGCCCCTTGAGGCGGGGAGCGGGCCGGCCCAGGAGGAGGGGGAAGAGGACATCAGTGGGACGCAGTTCGTGTGCGAGACGGTGATTCGCTCTCTGACCCTGGAGGAGGCTCCCGACCACACCCCCCCGAGGAGGAACAAGCCCGACAGTCAGAGGA CTTGCTTACAGGGGCAGGAGATCGTCTCTTCTGGCGGAAGTCCTGGAGATGAGCCCAGTGAGAGGAGACCGCTGTTGAGTGCGTTCTCTGAAGGGAAGTGTGCCAGAGAGCAGGTCCAGCCTGCACAAGAAAGCCTCAGACGTCCAG AGGAGTGCGAGGAGTCGGATATCGAGAGCGTCCACGCGGGCTCTGGCTCGGAGCGAGAGGGGGATGAGGAGATGGCCCAGGACGATCAGGACGAGGTGCAGAGCCAGGGCTCCTCTGCCTCTGAGGATTACATCATCATCCTGCCGGACTGCTTCGACACCAGCCGGCCGCTGGGGGAGTCCATGTACAGCTCGGCCCTGTCCCAGCCCGGCActgaggccagcagcatggagacGGACTCGGCGCCGGAGCAGTCGGAGCTCGGCGCTCCCGAGGGGCAGAGGGCGGCCGCGGTCCCGGGACACAGCGTGAACGACATGCTGTGTGCCTCCCAGACCCTGGATGCTGTGCCGCTCACCCCTGAGGTGGTGCCCACCCCggccacactgcagcccag GGAAGAGAGCAACACCTGGAACCAAGACCGGAGTGAGATGGAAGCACTGCGTGCCGGTGAGCGTTCTCCACCTCCACAAGAAGACATGATTGAAG TTTCCAGTCCTGTGCAAAGCCAGCCAGCGGTTGTCACTGGAAGTTTAACCTCAAGACAAGACTGTATCCAAGATGACAG ATcccagggaggaatagcaggtGGTCTGGTAAAGGGAGCCCTGTTAGTAGCTGCCTCTGCCTACAAAGCCCTGTTCACGGGACAGCCAGTCCCAGCACAG CCTCCTGCGGATTCCGCCAGCCAGCAGGCCGCCATGATGGAGGTCCTGCTGGAGATGGGCTTCGGGGACAGGCAGCTGAACCAGCGGCTGCTGAAGAAGCACAACTACAACCTGCTGGACGTGGTGAACGAGCTGGTGCAGATGACCGACAACGACTGGTACTCCACCCGCTACTGA